A segment of the Coffea arabica cultivar ET-39 chromosome 8c, Coffea Arabica ET-39 HiFi, whole genome shotgun sequence genome:
TTATGAAGGCTAACTTGACAACAGAAAGCGGATGGTTAGAGACTCCTTTCTGGCTGTGATTTCGTTCTTTGGGGATTAATAATATCTTTTTAAACTCTTTTCCCTTGATTCTGTATGTTGTTTTCATCCCTTTTACAATTTTGGAATCCTGAAGCTGTATTGTTCAGGATCATAGATACTATCACAGTTCTTTCTATTAAATTTTTCGCAGAGAACAATACATGTGAATGCTTTCTTTCTTTGGACTGGTTTGTTACTGCAATATCAAAGCTacatctcttttttttctttttggtggtTTCATTTTAAGGAAAGGAGAGGTTTAGGGCCTGTTCTCAGGTCATGGAATATTGTTGTATTGTATAGCAAGGCATCCCCTATTATTGTCTCAACTTTGAGAAGCCATTCGTTTTAGGGAATTTATCAGTTTATCCCCTTAAACCATACCCCAACTACCAGTTTAGTCTCTAACGTTGACTTTTAGTTACTTAAGTCCTTGGACTAACTGTTTGACCGTTAATTCAAGGACTTAAATGACTAAAAGTTAACGTTAGGGACTAAACTGATAGTTAGGGGtatagtttaagggggtaaACTGATAAAAATTCCATTTTATAATTCATGTAAAAAGAAATGTTTAGATCCAACTTAATTATAATTGGACAAATATACCCATAAATTGCCCTGCTAACTAACTAAAGTTTGGTGAAAAATtttatgacaaaaataccctctCCTTGTGCTTTAAGTATAAAACAAGGATTAGAAAGCTTTTCTCCCctctattttcttaaattgtttacaaaattttttattttgcgtAATACCTTATCAAGACATTGCAAATATGATGATATCGAAGTGTGGAATTTTATAACTTGTTTGCACGTCATCGAGCAAAGACAATCTTAGAaggaaaattttatatttattctattaTAAGGTCTATTTTTTCTCAAGTGATATGttagtaaaaaaattttccctagtggtccttttcttttcataatTTTCCAAATTATAAGAACATGCaaattttgccaaattgaaGCAATTCTCACATATTAGCAGGGCAATTTATGGGTACATTTGTCCATTTATAATGAAGTTGGATCTAAACATGtctttttatataaattataaaatgcCTTCTCATTTAACCGTTAGTCCAAGGACTTAAGTGATTAAAAATTAATGTTAGGAACTAAACTGATAGTTGGGGTATAATTTAAGGGGGTAAACTGATAAAAACCCATCGTTTTATTTTAGAGTGGAAAATGATCCTACTGAAAAGGGCTGAATAGTTTTAGAATGGAAAGACTTGAGAATTCGGAATCATTTCTCATGATTTTACTTGAGACGTGAGAATAATAATGCAGCAAAATTGAAACTTTGGCTAGTGACTATCATTCCtgcattccaaaaaaaaaaaaaaaagaagtactaCATTAAATCTTTATTAGGTATTGATTATGTGATTTAGACTTTGAGGCTTTTCATTTGTTAATTCAAGAttgaaatgcaattaaaagtTTGACATCTTTAGTCATGGTGTAGAATTACTATTTTGTTTCTTAGTTTTGAGAAGTTGAAATACAAAATCAATTAGggttaagaaaaggaaaatgataTTTACACAACTTTAAAGTCATAGAAACTAAGTAAACAATATTTCACCTCACATTTATTTTTGATTATTACCATATTTGGATCTATTGCTTAGGCATCTTATATTTATTCCAATCACTTAATTATGATTGAACCGTTAAGAATATAgaggaaaagaaatttaaagaaaataagTGTGTCcggatattattttatttgtaaaatattttttacTTATATCATAAACACGTTTTTCAAAcacattttttatatttttaattatcatTTTATTACAGTagtgttatttcaaataatttttccaATAATCTTCTATCCAAAATACACTTATTAGGGTACGTTTGGTTCTCCATAGAATTGGAATTGAAACCTCAATTTCAATTCTTGTGTTTGGATATTATTTTTCCTATAGAATTAGAATTGAATTGCAATTCTAAATCCATCGAATTCCGTAGTTCCAATTCTTTGGCTGGACCAAagaattccaattccaattccacGCTTGAACTCTTAAATCGGGTCAATACGCGGGTCTTTTACGGGTAAAATCTCAAAAATGGGTCAACTATAAAATTGATGGACAAAACTCAAAcgtctctcttctcttcccatTATCGATCGCCATATCTAATGCTCTGTTGGAGCATTCCTGCCGCCGCCTCCTCCACTTGTGCTGGCCACTGCATAACACAGGTTGAAATTATGGGGTTTTAATTAGTTTCTGTCAGTCTTCCCCTTCCCTTCCAGTGAATGAATTGAGAATTGATTCGATGAGTGAAGAATGAAATTTCATTaccaatttggcaaaattcattgATCAATTCCATCTTAGCGTCCAAGGACAAACAAAAGTGCCCAACTTCTTCGTTATTTCCTTGAAGCTGATACTTGTTCAGGAGAGAACGAGGAATAGTCTCTATTATTTGCAGTCTCTCCCTAGCATCAGGAGAGAACGACATGGCTTTGTAATTTACTCCCTACTATTCCAGATTTTTCAGATAGAATTAGAGTATATAAAGGTAACttcataattttatttttttctattaaacattattttttaaggtattttttttgataatttgtgGTATTGATTGATTCTATgcgattattattattattttaagctTATAATTTACGATGTTATGAGAACAAAAGAACAAGTTGGTCTTTGGTTTccattttgttgtttgtttgagttttagttaattagtcaaaatttgacttggaaCCCATTCGGGATAATGCCTGAACGCATAGGATTTGAGAGTACTTATTAGGAACTTGGACATTTTTTTATTGATTCTGAGGCTTTTGGAAAAATCAACTTTGATTAGAAGtaaacaactttcatgaaactTGAGAAGAAAAAAGTTGATGGAAATTGTCCTGCCCCTGATCGTGGTGAATTCTGAGCTCTCTGTTTTTTGGTTTCTTCTTGTCGATAGTACATTGAGGAGGATAGGAGTTGAAGATAGGCATAGACTAACTTTTGTATTCCATTGTTGCTCTGATTGTCCACTGTCACTTGATTGATTATTTTCCCTTGAACTTTGATGAAAATTGGAGAGCTCATACTGTAAAAGTTGAAAGGATTAATCATGATATGAAAAGGGAACCTTTTTGTTAGTGTTTTCTTGTTGAATTTTTGGTGTTGTTTTGTCTTTAGACAAGTAAATTGTTGAATGAAATTCTGGTTGATCTGTATTTGAATGGAATTTTGTGATCCCTTTTGTTTCTTATGGTGGATGGTGTGTAATATGAAGAACATACCTAGATATTGATGAATAAAAGGTTGATCCTGGCAAAATTTTAAGTAAACAGCCTCTGCAACGACTAATTTTCTCATCAGAGAATTCATCGTCTTTGAGTTTGCTCAATATCAAGGGATGCTCATGACTGAAATGTTGGATCTGCTCCATTAATTCTCTCTTGTGTGTGTGTTGTGTGAGATTGAGGAGAGAAAATGAGGGAGTGCTGAATTTAGTTCTCTGAGCCTTAGAGCTTAATTATCAACTTTCCTGGCCAATGGCTGCTGAAATgtatattaagaaaaaaaggtgaaaaatgctttaCTTAAAGATCAACATAGCTTAAACCTTTTAGACTGCATATTCTTTGCTCTTAGTAGTAGCTAACAAATTGGAACTCACTTTCTTACCGAGGAAGTAGTCTTCATATTCACAAAAGTTTTAACACATCCTAATAAAGCATAAACAGTTTGcgtgaaaaaaaatgaaggttcGTTTCAGTAACACTATCTTCCTGTAGtcataagaaaatgaaaaatcaatttTGCTTTTATGGTATATGATAGAATTCATCTCTTTAAAACTTGCTGTCAGGGCCTGAAAAATCTTTTATGTATCAGCTCAAGGCTGCTAAATTCTCGTCAATGGACATGGAATGTGATGAATGTTTGTAAGATACAAAACTCAAATATTTATAATAGGTACAAGTTATGACTTTCCTCCCAATTCATATCATAGAGTAGGcttttgattttctaaaatttaaagtTCTTAACTTAAAAAAAGTATCAAGGTTTTAACTCGATAAATATTAACTACTTTTTAAGTTAGAATAtacaattaatttttatttaatttaatttaattttaaaaaaaaaaagaattttttttttttttgcaaaaaaggaactaattttttttcttttaaagctttattaaaaattagttaaatgcaagaaaaaataaattattaaaggtACTAATTGGTTTTTTCCTTAAAGCTTTAGTAACAATTAgctaaatattaaaaaattattatatagtagaaaaaagaaattttttatgtAAGGAAATATTAGTTGGAAACAATTCTAATTTTTAATGAATTCTTCTCCCATCCAAacaaagaatttgaaatttcaaatgaattATGTATCAATTCTATGCATTATCCAAACAAAAGAATTCAAATGTTTTGGAATTCCAATTCATAGAATTCTAATTCTATAGAATTCCAATTCCAATGCAATTCCAATTCTGTAGAACCAAACGAACCCTTAGAAATCTCCCCAACCTTTTGACAGAGTTGGAGCAGACCAAGTCCAGGTGTCCAACTAAGCGTCGCTAGTCCACCTTACTCCAGTGGATATCAGAACACTTGAACTTAACCAAAACGTAATTGGGAAAcgaaaacttcaaaaaaaaaaaaaaaaaaaaaaagaagaagaaaagaagaaaaaagtaagCAGAAGAAACTACCACTCGAAATCCTTGAATCAAACCCTAATCGAAGAATCCAAATCTTTCAGGTAACTGATTTTCCCAGTAATATTCTTTACTTTTAttctctgttttgtttttgGTTTCGGCATGATATGTTAATTACAGTCTTAATCGTTTTCTTTTCTGGAACAAGTAGATTCAAATTCTAGGTCTGTAAATTATGAGGACCTTGAATATTTAtccttttttggtttatttttgtgaGAATCATAGCTTAGGTTGTTTGTAATTGTGAAAAGATATTGCCCAAGTGCCCTTTAATCTGCAAGTGGTGATAATTTTAATTGTTCTGGAAATGAAGATCATAAACTCACTAGGGTTCATaaagaaaacgaaaaagaaaaaaaagtaatgCTGATCATTAATTGTATATTAAGAACAGTTTTATACAAAAAATAATTGGGAGTAGTATTTTGGCGTTTAAATTAAAAAACTGTTTCTATATCCTTGTGATGGAGCAATTATGTTGGAGAAATGCTTGTCTTCCTTTTTGGGGCTTGGGGGTCATGTATATGTAGTTTTTGAATTCAATGGCGGGTAATGAAGGTATGGAAAGTAGATGGATGTTTCACCAGCAGAATTTTGTGGTTTGTCGTTGAGGGAAATGGGTTATAGGTTGCTTAGCAACTACACTGGTTGGATTTTGCTTCCTACACGGAGGCACAAGGATGAATGTGTAAGAGTTTGCTTAGCAATTTCCCTGTTACTGCTTTTTTGCATCATGATCATTTGTGATTTTGTACTCTTTTTTGCAATAATTACACCTTCTAACCCTTCATTGAACTCCCTCTTTGGTAAATTAAGGTGAAAAACTATAAAAGAACAGAAATAATAATTACACCTTCTAACCCTTCATTGAACTCCCTCTTTGGTAAATTAAGGTGAAAAACTataaaagaacagaaaaaaggAAGGAGTAGATGGATTTAGCAGACAAGGCCGTGGGGCTGCTGTTATCGGGAATCAGCTTGTCAGTTTTCACTTACTATACATTCTGGGTGATCATACTGGTTAGTTTTTTCACTTCTGATCCTAagagctttttctttttgactctgggtttttccctttgtttctgACGTACATTTTTCTTTTGTGCTTTCAGCCGTTCGTTGATACTGATCATTTTGTGCACAAGTACTTTTTGCCTCAAGAATATGCCATTCTGATTCCGGTGTTTGCTCTTGTGGCGCTGCTTTGCTTCCTCTGCATGTTTGTTGGATATgtgatgctcaaatccaaaaAGAAGAAGGCATAATGCAAGATCTATAGTGTGTGCTGCAACTACCATTTTTTTGTCACATACAGATAGTTTTATTGCTGGGTTTCTCTTTTACTTGTAAATGGAGGATTTAGATGATTGCACTCAGTTCCTGTTAATTTGGTGAAACCTGAAACTGGTAATTGTCTTAGAAAAAAAGCTGACAAATTGCTGATAAAGATTATCTTCAGATATTGTTAGCCTGCTCTTGTAAGAGAGCAGTTGGTATCATTTTGTTTTGCAAGATCTAGCATTTATCTTTTAGTTGTGGAAAAACAATGCCATAATTTTGCTTATGTACACCAATGCTTGGCGCTCTGGGGTTCCATTTGTTGGTCAACTGCTTCATGCATGTTTGTTCTTTCAAATGTAGGTTGGGAGGAAATAATGATCTTCTTTAATTCGTTTTTGGTTTTCTTTGGTTAATGGCACGGCTTGGTAAGCCTGCCTGACTAAAGCTCTATCAGAGACAGGCTCACGTTGTTCGGCATTACTGGAAGAATTGCTTTTTGACCTGTACGTGTGAGGATGAAAGTTGGTATCTGCTGGAGTGATGAAGTAGCCTTTTGATGTGATTTTACCAATCAAAAGTCTTCTCATAAGATTCTTTCTTATTTCAATTGCTGGACTCGTTAATTTTGGCTGATTCTAGGGCTAAAGAGGATACCTAGATTTCATTGCTTAAGCAGTAGTTATACGAGTGACTACAGAACGAAATGATGCTGGTATCCTAGTTTGACAAGATAATATCTGAATTTACTACGTAAAATTGAAACTTTGTAACATGATTGAGATTGCTTGGTGTAACTAGCTTGTCATGCTTGACATATTCATACTTTTAGCCTCAATCCATTTGAGTTCTCTGCAGTGTTAGAAGCAAGTTTTCCTGTGACAACAGTTTGCTAGTAGGAATTCTACAGCATAAAATTTAGTAGTAGAGTTGCCTGTCTGCTGCATATCCAAACCCAAGTGTTACTGATAGCTTTGAGCTTCAGCTCCTAGTATGCAGTTATGTCTCGGCACCTACACGGCATGCAATTCCCAGGTTTTACTAGGTTTCACGCAACAGAGACATgcagattatatatatatatatatatatatatattgcattgCATTCCATGTTTATACACCAATCAATGAGCTTTCTTCAAATTTGCACTTCTTTGGCTTCAACATCTGGTAAAAATCCATTACAAACAGAACTTTTGCCAAAAGATAAGATGGATTGGTTGCTGAACATTGAAATTGCAAAATTCATACCTCTTTAGGCAAAAGCAGTAAACAAATTAAACTTTATACAAGTGCAGAAGCTTCTTATCTTATAGGAAATAGGAGAAGCACTCCATACATAAACAGAAAAGGGGAAAGAAACAGTAATGAACTGGCCTTGTTACAAAACAAAAGCCTTGCTATGCCTACGAGGCGGCCAGTGATATTCAGCTTTCAGCAAGGTTTCTACAAACTTATGACTGAAAAACTTCTTTCCGGAAGGGAACACACTCTCCTCTGAAAGCACAATCGGCCTAAGTACTTGATGTCTAACCTGCAAAACATATTTAGCCCAACATTTTACAGTCAGATTTTCAAATTCCATTGTAATAATCCACGATATTCCAATTCATAATAATTGCAATGCAAGGCTCCAAGTTTTGTTGCTATTCAGTTTGGACTAATGtctacaaaaataagaaaattgatATGCAGTAGTAGTAGAGATAAAGAAGCAGAAGCTGGATTATTGATGGGGTGAAGTTGGTAGGCACAGCAATTTTCTTGCTGGTCAACTCTGCTACCACAACCTAATGAAGTTGGCTGGATTGAATGTTCTTCCAAGTACATCCATCCACCTTACGCGTTTATACTTTATGGTTTGTTAATAACCACGAAGACTTTCTCTCCATGATTCATGATTACTACAACAACTACTCCTactttacttcttttttttcgaTAAATTGAGAGGATTTGAATTCAAAAATTCTTACTTACGAATCCTCCCATTTTATCACTCATCTCAACCCTCTCTCGAATCACCACGACTACTTCAATTGTCAAAAGCCAAATGTAAAAGTAGGTACAAGCCTCGAAGTGCAAAATTAAGGACATTCAAACTTGCAAAAGCACTTTGGAAGAGATGAGGAAATTTACAAAGTAAAGAAAATTGATCAAACATCATACAGTATAtgcttaagagcaaaattaccAAACTGAAAAGAGCCTCGTATACAGAAAAAGAAGCCCTTTTGCATTAGGCTTTAAATAAATATGTATAGAAAATCCTAAATATACCTTTCGAATGTACAGTATTTAGCTTTTTCAGCAGACCAAAAAGTACAAATatttaaagaagaagaagaagaagaagaagacaagtTTCCTGTGTTTTCTAAACTGAATTTCCTTGAAGTTAAAGAGTAATCAGGCCGATATGATCAGGAAAATCACGGTGCAAGTTGACATATTAAATTGAATAACCATAGACAACATACTCGGAACAATATATAATCAAAATGCGATTATGTGGACAGAAAAAGGttttagaaacaaaatcaaACACCATGCCCCTAAATATTTGACAATCTGCAActggaaaagaaagcaaataccTGATAACATCCCAAATCTTAACTCCAAGAATTATCAAAAGCAGCAGAAGTAATCGCCTGCGAAAACTCCTGAAAACTAATCCTTCCATCTCCATCAGTATCAGCTTCTTTAATCATCCCAGTAAGCTCTTCAGCAGTCAAGGCATGTCCAAGCTTGGCCATGGAGTGAGCCAACTCTGCGGCAGTAATAAAACCATTGCCATCTCTGTCAAACATCCTGAACAACTGCTTCAACTGCTCCTCCGTGTACGGAGATTTGGCAGGTAGAAGTTCTGGCGCTACTAAAGCAATAAACTCTGAAAATTCAACTAAACCATTGTTGTTTCTGTCAGCCTTTTGGATCAAAGTTTCAAGCTGATCAGGGCTTGGTTTTAGGCCTAGCGATCTCAACAGCGATCCTAGCTCTAACTGCGTGAGGCTTCCATCGTTGTTTCTGTCGAATGATCGGAAGATTTCTCGAAGCTCTGCTAATTGCTCATCATCCAAACTTACTGGCTCTTTACTGCTCATTCTTTGcagcaaaagaaggaagaaacaaaTCTAAATTTTCTCCAAAACAAAACCTGCTTTCTTGCTTCTTTCCCTATATGATCACTGCTCTTCTTGCTTTGACATCGATATTGATCAAGAAAACGGATCAGGACGTCTCTCTTCTCCTAGTAAAGCTGCACAAAAATGAGTTCTTGATTGATCACCAACATTAATCCCACCTCGGCAGTGTGTGTATGCGTGTGTGTAAAGATTTCAGACTTCAGAGCCTTAGTCAGTGATCCAAGTACAAAGGGTTTCTTGGATTTTGTTAGTGATCCAAGTCTTTCGCTGGATCCTTGGAATTCTGAGTAAAACTTTGACGAGCTAATAGGATCCTAACAAAACAGAAACTTTTGTATTGTATTTTCTTGGCAGGAAAACACGCAGTCACGCACTAGAAAGAAAAACCTGCGAGTAAATTACCATTCTACAAGCCGACTTAGGTAGGATTTGATTATATAGTAAAATAGATTACTAAGATTGTGAATAGTAATCAACTAATCATCAATAATAATGAATTATCATAATGTCCCGAATGCGTTTTTCTGAAGTTTATGCGTTTGACAATCTTTTTCATGGAAAAGGGCAAAAAGGGCGGCACAAATGGCGCGAACTTCGTGAAGACGCGCACGTCCTTTTTTGCTGATTGTGACCGTCAAGACTTTGTCAACCGTTTTTTAAATGGTCTCTAGTTTATTAAGTCTTTACACTTGGGTTGATTCATCAAATAATCTGGTGCCATGTTGGCATTTTGGGTGGGAACTTGGTCATGGTTGGTGatgttggcttgttttggttggATGGAGAGTTGGAGACCAAAAGAAGGGTTTGGGCCAGGTGAAGTACTGGCATTCTTCACTTCTTTCCTTTTATTATGGTTCTAGTAACCCTTCTTGACTTAATTTTGTTGACTTGAAGGTTTAATTTGGTAGTTTGGtgctggaaagaaaggaaatcaagacctttcaaaaaaaaaaaaaacaaaagtaaaggTTCATGGGGTCCGTCAGACATTTTCTGGTTCCTAAAAGAACTAGGAAACTATCAACCATTTCTTCCATGGTAGACCATGCtgtttttgggtcatttttcaTTTGGAGAGGAGGGTTAAATC
Coding sequences within it:
- the LOC113706582 gene encoding probable calcium-binding protein CML18 gives rise to the protein MSSKEPVSLDDEQLAELREIFRSFDRNNDGSLTQLELGSLLRSLGLKPSPDQLETLIQKADRNNNGLVEFSEFIALVAPELLPAKSPYTEEQLKQLFRMFDRDGNGFITAAELAHSMAKLGHALTAEELTGMIKEADTDGDGRISFQEFSQAITSAAFDNSWS
- the LOC113705394 gene encoding dolichol-phosphate mannose synthase subunit 2; its protein translation is MDLADKAVGLLLSGISLSVFTYYTFWVIILPFVDTDHFVHKYFLPQEYAILIPVFALVALLCFLCMFVGYVMLKSKKKKA